A region of Granulibacter bethesdensis DNA encodes the following proteins:
- the sufD gene encoding Fe-S cluster assembly protein SufD yields the protein MNAVQPPAVALQPLQTLGVSFLSRFQGLRDRLPGDGAVRVEAAGVFDQAGLPTQRVEAWKYTSLRPLADIRFREPLTQTDGTANSQLGDVPDMGAPRLVFLDGRFRPDLSDSALLEGNSDGIQLEHFSHSASFGECTGSNGVPLVALNTMLAEDGMVLTIAPGIAAGTIVLVNLASDISGEAVDFHPRHTIRLGSGASLTLIEICRGRGTYLHNAVTQISVAEDAVLEHIRWQNEDQRAFHITTVFADVAARGRYEAFVLNMGGRVARAEFHARLDGEGGAVHVHGAQLLRDQQVGDITSIVRHTAPGCSSRQAVRNVLAGRSRGVFQGKIEVTREAQKTDGYQMNAALLLSDEAEIDTKPELEIFADDVKCSHGATVGELDADQMFYLRSRGVPEIQARAILVRAFLAEAIDTVSHEGARAILDGAINAWWAHEEASETV from the coding sequence ATGAACGCCGTTCAGCCTCCTGCTGTCGCGCTTCAACCCCTGCAAACGCTGGGTGTGTCGTTCCTGTCCCGGTTTCAGGGATTGCGCGATCGCCTGCCTGGTGATGGTGCCGTTCGCGTAGAGGCGGCCGGAGTATTCGATCAGGCGGGCCTTCCCACCCAGCGTGTGGAGGCGTGGAAATATACGTCCCTGCGCCCGCTGGCCGATATTCGTTTCCGGGAACCGCTGACGCAGACGGATGGCACTGCGAACAGTCAACTCGGTGATGTGCCGGATATGGGTGCGCCCCGCCTGGTTTTTCTGGATGGCCGTTTTCGTCCCGATCTGTCTGACTCCGCTCTGCTGGAGGGAAACAGCGACGGGATTCAGCTGGAGCATTTCAGCCATTCGGCCTCGTTTGGCGAATGCACAGGCAGCAATGGTGTGCCCCTGGTGGCATTGAACACGATGCTGGCCGAAGATGGCATGGTATTGACCATTGCCCCGGGCATTGCCGCCGGAACGATCGTACTGGTCAATCTGGCCTCTGATATATCAGGGGAGGCGGTTGATTTTCATCCGCGCCATACGATCCGCCTCGGCAGCGGGGCGAGCCTGACTCTGATAGAAATCTGTCGTGGTCGCGGCACCTATCTGCACAATGCGGTGACGCAGATCAGCGTGGCTGAGGATGCGGTGCTGGAGCATATCCGCTGGCAGAACGAGGATCAGCGCGCATTCCATATTACGACCGTTTTCGCTGATGTCGCGGCACGGGGACGATATGAGGCCTTTGTGTTGAATATGGGCGGTCGGGTGGCGCGTGCCGAATTCCATGCCAGGCTTGATGGCGAGGGCGGAGCGGTGCATGTGCATGGCGCCCAGTTGTTGCGGGATCAGCAGGTCGGTGACATCACCAGCATCGTGCGTCACACCGCGCCGGGATGTTCATCGCGGCAGGCCGTGCGCAATGTGCTGGCAGGCCGTTCACGCGGGGTTTTCCAGGGCAAGATCGAGGTTACGCGGGAAGCGCAGAAGACAGATGGCTATCAGATGAATGCCGCGCTGTTGCTGTCCGACGAGGCTGAGATTGACACCAAGCCGGAGCTGGAAATTTTCGCGGATGACGTGAAATGCAGCCACGGCGCGACGGTCGGCGAACTGGATGCGGACCAGATGTTCTACCTGCGCAGCCGCGGTGTTCCGGAAATACAGGCTCGTGCCATCCTTGTGCGGGCTTTTCTGGCGGAAGCCATCGATACCGTGTCACATGAAGGGGCCCGTGCCATTCTGGACGGCGCGATCAATGCATGGTGGGCGCATGAAGAAGCGTCGGAAACCGTATGA